Proteins encoded together in one Bacteroides ovatus window:
- a CDS encoding SusC/RagA family TonB-linked outer membrane protein → MKKKHYLLFLLASLFLLTDVVWAQTSATVSGVVIDENGETLPGVSVVEVGTTNGVLTDLNGHYTLKTTSAKPSVSFSYIGYQTTTLLLNGRTKLDVQMKVETKVLDEVVVVGYGVQKKVNLTGSVTSINFADQTEGRPIMSVSSVLSGLAAGMNVTQASGQPGSDGATIRVRGNGTFNTNSPLVLVDGIEWSMDNVNPNDIESISVLKDAASTAIYGTRAANGVILITTKSGKGKPQISYSYSGVVQMPYNNLSFVSDYARYMGLVNEACDNVNTKGIFSQESIDRWRAASADPNGLNEYGVPNYVAYPNTDWFDEVFDTGYSQEHNLSVSGSSEKVKYMLSSGYLDNQGVMNRWNLDSSTQKINFRTNLEAKIVKWMTVGTRLYGQKQDYGMANISNGFKYLYQTTPGVYPGEPNYWGRAALASEESSNANNIFGQMAGATGFNTVWRLNASVYGIITPYKGLNIEGTFNYSPTFTDKSSYSRQNGYWDYVTDQRVSESALENASITNTSARTWRQSAEILVRYNTTIKKDHDLGALLGYSAQEYYSKSFAVSRKGATDWTLNELSTYETLVSSSSSSPAKWGLLSYFGRVNYGYKGRYLFEANLRADASSRFGVNQRWGYFPSFSGGWRISEESFMQGASDYLSNLKLRVSWGKTGNNSTGNYDWQANYATGNVVIDGEGTKGLVRKKLSNDKLHWESTATTDIGLDFGFFNHRLTGEIDYYNKYTSDILYHPELYLSMGVVGSAPENLGEVRNRGVEFTLNWNDRIGKDFEYRVGMNFSFNANKVMKFKGELQKYWTYDAQGNKVSYVNNFSDVSESGFGGYICEGRQLGETYMYKVYRGSGEGYTGGAVDIHAGPKDGMIRTKEDMVWVQAMIDSGYSFGGMKTVAKDQLWYGDILYADSNGDMNYGDTNDRDFSGHTSVPKFNLGFNCAFSYKNIDFSMLWSGAFGHYLNWNTDYYNSTLVSHGYGIIEHIADNHYFFDPSNPDDPRTNQWGKYPRLTYGTTYNNRIQSDWNEYKGDYFKLKNIQIGYTLPQRISSKFFVNKLRAFVSMDNILTITSYPGLDPEIGTAIGYPLMRQISFGGQITF, encoded by the coding sequence ATGAAAAAGAAGCATTATTTATTATTTTTATTGGCTTCGCTCTTTTTACTGACAGATGTGGTGTGGGCACAAACATCTGCCACAGTAAGTGGAGTAGTGATCGATGAGAATGGAGAAACCCTGCCGGGTGTTTCCGTCGTCGAAGTAGGTACAACAAACGGTGTCCTGACAGACCTGAACGGACACTACACCTTAAAAACAACTTCTGCCAAACCTTCCGTTTCTTTCAGTTACATTGGTTATCAGACCACCACGCTTCTCCTGAACGGGCGTACGAAACTTGATGTACAGATGAAAGTGGAAACGAAAGTGCTGGATGAAGTAGTGGTAGTGGGCTACGGTGTACAGAAGAAAGTGAACCTGACCGGTTCTGTGACTTCCATCAACTTTGCCGACCAGACGGAAGGACGACCCATCATGAGTGTTTCTTCCGTCCTTTCGGGACTTGCCGCCGGTATGAACGTCACGCAGGCTTCGGGACAACCCGGTTCGGACGGTGCCACCATCCGCGTCCGCGGTAACGGTACGTTCAATACCAACTCCCCATTGGTCCTGGTGGACGGTATCGAATGGAGCATGGACAATGTGAACCCCAACGACATCGAAAGCATCTCCGTACTGAAAGACGCTGCCTCCACAGCTATTTATGGTACGCGAGCCGCCAACGGAGTCATCCTTATCACCACCAAAAGCGGGAAAGGCAAACCGCAAATCTCCTATTCTTATTCGGGAGTCGTGCAGATGCCCTACAATAACCTCTCTTTCGTAAGCGACTATGCCCGTTATATGGGACTGGTGAACGAGGCTTGCGACAATGTGAATACCAAAGGTATCTTCTCGCAGGAAAGCATCGACCGCTGGAGGGCTGCTTCTGCCGATCCGAACGGGTTGAACGAGTACGGAGTACCCAATTACGTAGCTTATCCCAACACCGATTGGTTCGACGAAGTATTCGACACCGGATATTCGCAAGAGCACAATCTGTCTGTCTCCGGCAGTTCGGAGAAAGTGAAATACATGCTTTCTTCGGGCTATCTTGACAATCAGGGAGTCATGAACCGCTGGAACCTCGACTCAAGTACGCAGAAAATCAATTTCCGTACCAACCTGGAAGCCAAGATAGTGAAATGGATGACCGTCGGCACCCGTCTCTACGGACAAAAGCAAGATTACGGGATGGCTAATATCAGCAACGGATTCAAGTATCTCTATCAGACCACTCCGGGTGTATACCCCGGCGAACCTAACTACTGGGGACGTGCCGCACTGGCCAGCGAAGAATCTTCCAATGCCAATAATATCTTCGGTCAGATGGCAGGAGCCACCGGTTTCAATACCGTCTGGCGTCTCAACGCATCAGTCTACGGAATTATCACTCCCTATAAAGGGCTCAACATTGAAGGTACATTCAACTATTCGCCGACATTCACCGACAAGTCTTCTTATAGCCGCCAAAATGGTTATTGGGACTACGTCACCGACCAGCGTGTCAGCGAAAGCGCGTTGGAGAACGCTTCCATCACCAATACGAGCGCACGCACCTGGCGTCAGAGTGCCGAAATACTGGTACGCTACAATACAACCATCAAGAAAGACCACGACCTGGGCGCACTGCTCGGATATTCCGCACAGGAATATTACAGCAAGAGCTTTGCTGTTTCCCGTAAAGGCGCTACGGACTGGACGCTGAACGAACTAAGCACTTATGAGACGCTCGTCAGCTCTTCCAGCTCATCGCCTGCCAAATGGGGATTGCTCTCTTATTTCGGCCGTGTCAACTACGGATATAAAGGACGTTATCTCTTCGAAGCCAACCTTCGTGCCGACGCCTCCTCCCGTTTCGGTGTGAACCAGCGTTGGGGATATTTCCCCTCGTTTTCCGGCGGATGGCGTATCTCGGAAGAATCATTCATGCAGGGCGCATCGGACTATCTCTCTAACCTGAAACTCCGTGTTTCCTGGGGAAAGACAGGTAACAACTCTACGGGCAACTACGACTGGCAGGCAAACTACGCCACAGGCAATGTCGTTATCGACGGTGAAGGAACCAAAGGACTGGTACGCAAGAAACTAAGCAACGACAAGCTGCACTGGGAAAGTACCGCCACCACCGACATCGGACTTGATTTCGGCTTCTTCAACCACCGCCTGACGGGTGAGATAGACTATTATAATAAGTATACTTCGGACATTCTCTACCATCCCGAACTCTATCTTTCGATGGGTGTTGTAGGCTCTGCTCCCGAGAATTTGGGTGAAGTGCGCAACCGTGGTGTTGAATTTACCCTCAACTGGAACGACCGTATCGGAAAAGATTTCGAATACCGAGTGGGTATGAACTTCTCTTTCAACGCCAACAAAGTGATGAAGTTCAAAGGCGAACTCCAGAAATACTGGACGTATGATGCACAGGGAAACAAAGTGAGCTATGTCAACAACTTCAGTGATGTGTCTGAATCTGGTTTCGGAGGCTACATCTGCGAAGGCCGCCAACTGGGAGAAACCTATATGTATAAGGTGTACAGAGGTTCCGGCGAAGGCTATACCGGAGGTGCGGTGGATATCCATGCGGGACCGAAGGACGGAATGATACGTACGAAAGAAGATATGGTATGGGTGCAGGCCATGATTGACTCCGGTTATTCGTTCGGAGGAATGAAGACGGTTGCCAAAGACCAGCTTTGGTATGGTGACATACTCTATGCCGACAGCAACGGTGATATGAACTACGGTGATACGAACGACCGGGATTTCTCCGGACACACCAGTGTCCCGAAATTCAATCTGGGCTTCAACTGTGCCTTCTCTTACAAGAACATTGATTTCTCCATGTTATGGTCGGGAGCTTTCGGGCATTACCTCAACTGGAATACGGATTACTACAACTCGACACTGGTCAGCCACGGATATGGCATTATCGAGCATATCGCCGATAACCATTACTTCTTCGATCCTTCCAACCCGGACGATCCGCGCACCAACCAGTGGGGCAAATATCCCCGCCTGACATACGGTACTACCTATAATAACAGAATCCAGAGCGACTGGAACGAATATAAGGGCGACTACTTCAAGTTGAAGAATATCCAAATCGGCTATACGTTGCCGCAACGGATTTCCAGCAAGTTCTTTGTTAATAAACTCCGTGCTTTCGTGTCGATGGACAATATCCTGACGATTACCAGTTATCCGGGACTCGATCCGGAAATAGGAACTGCCATCGGTTATCCGTTGATGCGTCAGATCTCTTTTGGCGGACAGATTACCTTTTAA
- a CDS encoding RagB/SusD family nutrient uptake outer membrane protein, with protein MKKILMILTMALAATSCMDILDVAPEDQIASENMWTTEELADKGMAGLYFPFYATQLSSTQLRRADGLNRQGIEAMSFATDYYSNNYPVELLSLATKPANDFQVWYEWKFCYTIIHACNDAIANLHKADMSANKLARYQCEARFLRAWAYNRLNMLYQGVPVYLEPINNEDCTRGQSSVDEVWQVILDDLTYCINNPDFPNNTLNENYGRPSKGAAYALRGMVYMWKKQYKEAGNDFKEVEACGYGLWTGEYADFFKYENEKDKEMIFSLQFSEETGYCDNIQQMTGARDTYDGWTEIKPSADFVDYYKNADGSDFKWSEVDGLEDWDLLTPQQREIFFCRDGLESMSSQKNALIKRVGEDIYQKYYLNSGNEARIKKAYDNRDPRLQQTVVTPYVPVDCYKPNYAGDANQIGKQLRWPLKEQGTNGGDFWLDKRTSAFYCYRKYNEFEKGRLISRSRCHTDWPLIRYTDVLLQYAEALAQTDQLGEAIRLVNKVRTRAHMPALTEGGSGPCAVNGKEDMLERIRYERRVEFCLEGINFFDEVRWGTYKETKFQGKDVNGGKSWWGDMVEYNWYYADYIWPWTAPIVETQKNPNLTKRSGWAY; from the coding sequence ATGAAAAAGATATTAATGATTTTAACGATGGCGCTGGCGGCTACCTCCTGCATGGATATTCTCGATGTGGCTCCGGAAGACCAGATTGCAAGTGAAAACATGTGGACCACGGAGGAGCTTGCCGACAAGGGAATGGCAGGACTCTACTTCCCGTTCTATGCCACCCAACTCTCCTCTACCCAGCTTCGCCGTGCCGACGGACTGAACCGTCAGGGAATCGAAGCTATGAGCTTTGCAACCGATTATTATTCCAATAACTATCCGGTGGAACTGCTTTCGCTGGCTACCAAGCCTGCCAATGACTTTCAGGTGTGGTATGAATGGAAGTTCTGTTACACCATCATCCATGCGTGTAACGATGCGATTGCCAATCTGCATAAAGCAGATATGAGCGCTAATAAACTGGCGCGTTACCAATGCGAAGCCCGTTTCCTCCGTGCCTGGGCGTACAATCGTCTGAATATGCTTTATCAGGGCGTCCCCGTTTATCTGGAACCCATCAATAACGAAGACTGTACCCGTGGTCAATCTTCGGTAGATGAGGTATGGCAAGTCATTCTGGATGATTTGACGTATTGCATCAACAATCCCGACTTCCCCAATAACACGCTGAATGAAAACTACGGTCGTCCCTCTAAAGGAGCCGCTTATGCCCTGCGTGGTATGGTATATATGTGGAAGAAGCAATACAAGGAAGCAGGCAACGATTTCAAAGAAGTGGAAGCGTGCGGTTATGGCTTGTGGACAGGCGAATATGCCGACTTCTTCAAATATGAAAACGAAAAGGATAAAGAAATGATCTTCTCGCTCCAGTTCAGCGAAGAAACCGGTTATTGTGATAACATTCAGCAAATGACCGGTGCCCGCGATACGTATGATGGCTGGACGGAAATAAAACCTTCCGCAGACTTTGTGGACTACTATAAGAACGCGGACGGATCGGACTTCAAATGGTCGGAAGTAGACGGCTTGGAAGATTGGGACTTACTGACTCCGCAACAACGTGAAATCTTTTTCTGCCGTGACGGATTGGAATCCATGTCCTCACAAAAAAATGCCCTTATCAAACGGGTAGGCGAAGATATCTATCAGAAATATTACCTCAACAGTGGTAATGAAGCCCGTATCAAAAAGGCGTATGACAACCGTGACCCGCGTCTGCAACAGACCGTCGTCACTCCTTATGTGCCGGTGGACTGCTACAAGCCTAATTATGCAGGAGATGCCAACCAGATCGGTAAACAACTCCGTTGGCCGTTGAAGGAACAGGGAACGAATGGCGGAGACTTCTGGCTCGATAAACGTACTTCTGCTTTCTACTGCTATCGCAAGTACAATGAGTTTGAGAAAGGCCGTTTGATTAGCCGGAGCCGTTGCCATACCGACTGGCCGTTGATTCGCTATACCGATGTACTGTTGCAGTATGCCGAAGCATTGGCACAGACCGATCAGCTGGGAGAAGCCATCCGCCTGGTGAATAAAGTACGTACCCGTGCCCACATGCCCGCACTGACAGAGGGCGGAAGTGGTCCGTGCGCAGTGAACGGAAAAGAAGACATGCTCGAAAGGATACGTTACGAACGTCGCGTGGAATTCTGCCTGGAGGGAATTAACTTCTTCGACGAAGTACGTTGGGGAACCTACAAAGAAACCAAATTCCAGGGAAAAGACGTGAATGGCGGCAAGTCCTGGTGGGGCGATATGGTAGAGTATAACTGGTATTATGCCGATTATATATGGCCGTGGACTGCTCCTATCGTTGAAACGCAAAAGAACCCGAACCTGACTAAACGAAGCGGTTGGGCGTATTAA
- a CDS encoding hybrid sensor histidine kinase/response regulator transcription factor: protein MKRFILFIGILLASVSLVFANIYKKYDVRSGLSGNCVRSILQDSIGYMWFATQDGLNRFNGIEFTNYGHSSENGGNSYMNIVTICRHQDNNQIWVASTEKLYLFDSREEKFSVFDTQTEDGVTVNSVFGMAYDNDRQLWIGTTNGLFVYNEKKGTLKQYLHSLSDPHSLPDNHVWVIYNDSFGTIWIGTRNGLAKYNQRTDNFTGYISEDTSFGRPACNEIISLMESSQGVLWAGTWYGGLARFNKETGQFRYYFGEGDTLTIPRIRTLFQRTANSFYLGSDDGLYTFNTTTGECLPTDDEQNKESIYACYQDREGGIWIGTYFSGVSYLSPKHKDIEWYYPNGTENSLSGNVISQFCEDPNGNIWIATEDGGLNLFDPRTKKFKNHLLRSNNPNIGYHNIHALLYNEGKLWIGSFSRGLYILDIQTGKMKNYRHNRANPHSIPNDHIYSIYQTKDGSIYLGTLSGFCRYDPESDSFRTLEPLSHIFIYDMVEDQHGDMWLASKRDGIWRYNRQTGKLHNYRNDPVNPDSPCSNWVIRVYIDHKQHLWFCTEGGGICRYHYQEDRFENFSTKENLPNNIIYGILDDQSGNYWLSSNRGLIRYEPQNKRAQLYTIEDGLQSNQFNFRSSLQASDGKFYFGGVNGFNSFYPFKLSINKVRPTASISAVYMHSPDDKVSLSKRIPALSGQVTIPYQVVSFDIAFESLSYVAPSKNLYAYKLDGIHKEWIYTDKHNVSFLNLPPGEYTFRVKASNNDEYWSNDDCCLHIEILPPPWKTIYAKIFYLLIACGLAYFLIQLYLRKQQAVKARKMKEMEQIKNQELFQSKITFFTQVAHEIKTPVSLIKAPLEAILETHEWNSEVESNLSVIQKNTNRLMELIKQLLDFRKVDKEGYTLSFHEVDINRMIEDIIDRFRAISLTGISFSVSLPKEHLQYNVDQEALTKIVSNLLTNAMKYARTRIMVILDEHLSAEGRTLSLCVRDDGPGIPQEECSKVFEPFYQVGNTGNNGSGVGIGLSLVKLLVEKHKGKVYINPSYTEGCEVCVEIPYLEKSISVSPSITSMPDKVPALEEEGEPAGYSLLVVEDTTDMLEFLAKNLGNTYTIHTAANGKEALECLETTTVDLIISDIVMPHMDGFELLKSIRSDNMLCHIPFILLSALDSIDSKIAGLDYGADAYIEKPFSLSHMKATINNLLENRRMLFNHFTTVPNMSYDQTLMNKTDVKWLNTINEIITRNFTNEEFTIDKMAEEMAISRSNLQRKLKGLTGMPPNDYIRLIRLKTAGELLREGEYRINEVCFIVGFNNPSYFARCFQKQFGILPKDYVKGGDITHSQKGTTSISP, encoded by the coding sequence ATGAAACGATTCATCTTATTCATAGGTATACTGCTTGCATCCGTTTCTCTGGTCTTCGCCAATATCTACAAGAAATATGACGTTAGATCGGGGTTATCGGGCAATTGTGTCCGAAGCATCCTTCAGGATAGCATCGGATATATGTGGTTTGCAACACAGGACGGATTGAATCGTTTCAACGGTATCGAGTTCACCAACTACGGACATTCGTCAGAAAACGGTGGAAACAGTTATATGAATATAGTAACGATCTGCCGCCATCAGGATAACAATCAGATTTGGGTGGCCAGTACGGAAAAACTGTATTTATTCGATTCGCGGGAGGAGAAATTCTCCGTATTCGATACACAGACGGAAGACGGAGTGACAGTCAACAGTGTCTTCGGAATGGCATACGACAATGACAGGCAGTTATGGATCGGAACAACCAACGGACTGTTTGTCTACAACGAGAAAAAAGGTACGTTGAAGCAGTATCTACATTCTCTTTCCGATCCCCATTCATTGCCGGACAATCACGTGTGGGTGATCTACAACGACTCGTTCGGAACTATCTGGATAGGTACCCGGAATGGTTTGGCGAAATACAACCAACGCACGGACAACTTCACAGGGTATATATCCGAGGACACTTCTTTCGGACGTCCTGCCTGCAACGAGATTATCTCTTTGATGGAAAGTTCGCAGGGAGTATTATGGGCGGGCACATGGTACGGAGGACTGGCACGGTTCAATAAGGAAACGGGACAATTCCGCTATTATTTCGGAGAAGGGGACACGCTTACCATTCCACGCATCCGCACCTTGTTTCAACGGACGGCCAACTCTTTCTATCTCGGCTCCGACGACGGACTTTATACATTCAACACCACGACAGGAGAATGTCTGCCTACCGACGACGAACAAAATAAAGAAAGTATCTATGCCTGTTATCAAGATAGGGAGGGGGGAATTTGGATCGGGACTTATTTCAGTGGAGTGAGTTACCTGTCTCCCAAGCATAAGGATATCGAGTGGTATTATCCCAATGGTACGGAAAATTCTCTTTCGGGAAATGTAATCAGCCAATTCTGCGAAGATCCCAACGGCAACATTTGGATTGCCACCGAAGACGGGGGACTGAACCTCTTTGATCCCCGCACGAAGAAGTTTAAAAACCATCTGTTGAGAAGCAATAACCCTAATATCGGTTATCACAATATCCATGCACTGTTGTACAATGAAGGGAAATTGTGGATTGGCAGTTTCTCCCGTGGATTATATATCCTGGATATTCAAACGGGAAAAATGAAAAACTATCGCCATAACCGCGCAAACCCACATTCAATTCCTAACGATCATATCTACTCCATTTATCAAACGAAGGATGGCAGCATTTATCTGGGAACGCTTTCCGGATTCTGCCGGTATGACCCGGAAAGTGACTCTTTCCGGACATTGGAACCTTTAAGCCATATCTTTATCTACGATATGGTTGAAGACCAACATGGGGACATGTGGCTGGCAAGCAAAAGGGACGGCATTTGGCGTTACAACCGCCAAACCGGTAAATTGCACAACTATCGCAACGACCCAGTAAATCCTGATTCTCCTTGTAGCAACTGGGTAATCCGTGTGTATATCGATCATAAGCAGCATCTATGGTTCTGTACCGAAGGCGGTGGTATCTGCCGTTATCACTATCAGGAGGACCGTTTTGAAAACTTCTCTACCAAAGAGAATCTGCCAAACAATATCATCTATGGCATACTGGACGACCAATCGGGTAACTATTGGCTTTCTTCCAATAGGGGACTGATCCGGTATGAGCCGCAGAACAAACGGGCACAGCTCTATACCATCGAGGACGGATTACAAAGCAACCAGTTCAATTTCCGCTCTTCCCTGCAAGCCAGTGACGGGAAATTCTATTTCGGTGGAGTGAACGGGTTCAATAGTTTCTATCCGTTCAAATTATCGATTAATAAGGTAAGACCTACGGCGTCTATCTCGGCGGTATATATGCACAGCCCCGACGACAAAGTAAGCCTTAGCAAGCGTATACCTGCTCTTAGCGGACAAGTAACGATTCCTTATCAGGTAGTATCGTTCGACATCGCATTCGAAAGTCTTAGTTATGTGGCTCCCAGCAAGAATTTATATGCCTACAAACTGGACGGTATTCACAAAGAATGGATATATACGGATAAACATAACGTATCTTTTCTCAACCTGCCTCCAGGTGAATATACTTTCCGTGTGAAAGCCAGTAACAACGATGAATATTGGAGCAATGACGACTGTTGCCTGCATATTGAAATTCTTCCTCCACCCTGGAAGACCATTTATGCCAAGATTTTCTATTTACTAATAGCGTGTGGCCTCGCATATTTCCTGATACAGCTTTATTTGCGTAAACAGCAGGCTGTGAAAGCAAGAAAGATGAAAGAGATGGAACAAATCAAGAATCAGGAATTGTTCCAGTCGAAAATTACATTCTTCACCCAAGTGGCACATGAAATCAAGACTCCGGTTAGTCTTATCAAAGCTCCGCTGGAAGCGATTTTGGAAACACATGAATGGAACAGTGAAGTGGAAAGCAACCTGTCTGTGATACAAAAGAATACCAACCGGCTGATGGAGCTTATCAAACAATTGCTCGACTTCCGAAAAGTGGACAAGGAAGGTTATACGCTTTCATTCCATGAAGTGGATATCAACCGGATGATAGAGGACATCATCGACCGTTTCCGTGCCATCTCCCTGACCGGAATCTCTTTCAGTGTCTCCCTGCCGAAAGAACATCTGCAATATAATGTAGACCAGGAGGCGCTGACTAAAATTGTCAGCAACCTGCTGACGAATGCCATGAAATATGCCCGCACCCGCATTATGGTGATTTTGGACGAACATCTGTCTGCAGAAGGGCGTACGCTCTCCTTGTGTGTACGCGACGACGGTCCGGGTATTCCGCAAGAGGAATGCAGCAAGGTTTTCGAACCGTTTTATCAAGTGGGAAACACAGGAAACAACGGTTCGGGAGTAGGAATCGGATTGAGTCTCGTCAAATTGTTGGTGGAAAAGCATAAAGGAAAGGTTTATATCAATCCCAGCTATACGGAAGGGTGCGAGGTATGTGTGGAAATTCCGTATTTGGAGAAAAGCATCTCTGTCAGCCCCTCCATTACTTCCATGCCCGACAAGGTTCCCGCTTTGGAAGAAGAAGGCGAACCCGCCGGTTACTCTCTTCTGGTAGTGGAAGACACGACGGATATGCTGGAGTTTCTGGCTAAGAATCTGGGAAATACCTATACCATCCATACAGCCGCCAATGGCAAGGAAGCCTTGGAATGTCTGGAGACAACAACAGTAGATCTTATTATCAGCGACATCGTCATGCCTCACATGGACGGATTCGAATTATTAAAGTCCATCCGTTCCGACAATATGCTTTGCCATATCCCGTTTATCCTGCTTTCGGCACTCGACAGCATCGATTCAAAAATTGCGGGTCTTGACTATGGCGCGGACGCTTATATAGAAAAGCCTTTCTCGCTAAGTCACATGAAAGCCACCATCAATAATCTGCTGGAAAACCGGCGCATGCTGTTCAACCACTTTACAACTGTTCCGAATATGTCATACGACCAGACATTAATGAACAAAACAGACGTGAAATGGCTGAACACGATCAATGAAATCATTACCCGCAATTTCACCAATGAAGAATTTACCATCGATAAGATGGCAGAGGAGATGGCTATCAGCCGTTCCAACTTACAGCGCAAATTGAAAGGGCTGACCGGAATGCCACCCAATGATTATATCCGGTTGATACGGCTCAAAACAGCCGGAGAACTGCTGCGTGAAGGAGAATACCGGATCAATGAGG
- a CDS encoding sialate O-acetylesterase: MKKHFLLLILSLLFLPIAQGKVKLPAMMGDHMVLQQNSSVKLWGWADGKKVTVTTSWNNRTYQASTDKDGAWLVKVDTPEGGYTPYSITISDGTPVTLSDILIGEVWICSGQSNMEMRMMGNAAQPIDNSLETLLNSGNYRDRIRFITVPRTNDTERRTDFEKRKWEVSSPETTIDCSAAAYFFARQLTESLHLPVGLVINSWGGSAIEAWMDEPTLKTVEGMNIEAAKNPKRGVHQRLECLYNSMLWPVKNFTAKGFLWYQGESNISNYQFYAPMMTAMVQLWRNVWEAPDMPFYYVQIAPYKYENSSNTGAALLREAQMEALKTIPNSGMVPTTDIGDEFCIHPPQKDVVGLRLATLALTKTYGIRRLPSNGPTMTKVDYADKKAIVTFDNAPEGLFPTFSELEGFEIAGADKKFYPAKAKIVGRTNTVEVWSEEVTQPVAVRYAFRNYVGNITLRNTFGLSAFPFRTDTWDDVK; the protein is encoded by the coding sequence ATGAAAAAACATTTTCTACTTCTTATTTTATCACTTTTATTCCTGCCGATTGCACAAGGCAAAGTAAAACTCCCTGCAATGATGGGAGATCACATGGTACTTCAACAGAACAGCTCCGTTAAGTTATGGGGGTGGGCGGACGGCAAAAAAGTAACCGTCACCACTTCGTGGAACAACCGGACTTATCAGGCATCTACGGATAAAGACGGGGCCTGGCTGGTAAAAGTAGACACTCCCGAAGGGGGTTATACACCTTATTCTATTACTATCAGTGACGGCACTCCGGTCACTCTCTCGGATATACTGATAGGGGAGGTGTGGATCTGCTCCGGACAGTCGAACATGGAAATGCGCATGATGGGAAATGCAGCGCAACCCATTGACAACTCGCTTGAAACGTTACTGAACTCGGGAAATTATCGTGACCGTATCCGTTTTATTACCGTACCGAGAACCAATGATACAGAGCGCCGCACGGATTTCGAGAAAAGAAAATGGGAAGTATCGTCACCCGAAACGACCATTGATTGCAGTGCCGCCGCCTATTTCTTTGCCCGCCAACTGACTGAAAGTCTCCATCTCCCGGTAGGGCTGGTTATCAACAGTTGGGGAGGTTCGGCGATCGAGGCATGGATGGATGAACCGACATTGAAAACCGTTGAAGGTATGAATATTGAAGCTGCCAAAAATCCTAAAAGAGGAGTGCACCAACGTCTGGAATGTCTGTACAATTCGATGTTATGGCCTGTTAAGAACTTCACGGCAAAGGGTTTCCTCTGGTATCAGGGAGAATCGAACATATCCAACTATCAATTCTATGCTCCGATGATGACTGCCATGGTGCAGCTATGGAGAAATGTATGGGAGGCTCCCGATATGCCTTTCTATTATGTGCAGATTGCTCCTTACAAATATGAAAACAGCAGCAATACGGGGGCTGCTTTATTGCGTGAAGCACAGATGGAAGCACTGAAAACGATTCCTAATTCGGGCATGGTCCCCACTACGGATATCGGTGATGAATTCTGCATCCATCCGCCACAGAAGGATGTAGTAGGGCTTCGGTTAGCTACACTTGCATTGACTAAAACATACGGTATCCGCCGGTTGCCATCCAACGGTCCGACGATGACCAAAGTGGACTATGCGGACAAAAAGGCTATAGTGACATTTGATAATGCACCTGAGGGGTTGTTTCCTACTTTTTCCGAACTGGAAGGATTCGAGATTGCGGGAGCGGACAAGAAGTTCTATCCGGCGAAAGCAAAGATTGTAGGACGTACCAACACAGTAGAAGTGTGGAGTGAAGAGGTAACCCAACCGGTTGCCGTGCGCTATGCTTTCCGTAATTATGTGGGAAATATCACGCTGCGGAATACTTTCGGATTGAGTGCTTTCCCGTTCCGCACAGATACGTGGGACGACGTGAAATAA